A genomic region of Plasmodium vivax chromosome 1, whole genome shotgun sequence contains the following coding sequences:
- a CDS encoding variable surface protein Vir24-related (encoded by transcript PVX_093725A) has protein sequence MSTSLEDIDFDKLKKKFHFLMNLPLKELYELFSTYGSFPSNGDFLCKGLPNINAPNTCNVLSPCISVQNVLPKLNRMFPDKQIDNKIKVCEHLNYWIYDNIKNIADCKEVENFYNKLNTMKSSFLTDIHNCEIKNFAISKDQFIIKEKLFLHAEILHWIKEETKFIYPNEHNLYNEYIDECVNFYKAHICKNISTIQEEHTKELAIFKSNFESAVSFLGEKGVSINQGKLECQTVLQNQQARERSAKEGKQQEGGPEELAEDGQRGAAGPSERVEELRGPPGPEMPLPVVGNNPTDQVTTDTAVSGDLLKPSITGKVGTIGTTLAGSSLFLVMMYKYTPFGSWINTRVLKKDKLMENMNKNNYELLLNDVGNDKTSLNDPMYHIRYNSLTNQ, from the exons ATGTCAACAAGTTTAGAAGATATAGATTTTgacaagttaaaaaaaaag TTCCATTTCTTGATGAATTTACCATTAAAAGAATTGTATGAGTTATTTTCTACATACGGTAGTTTTCCATCTAATGGAGATTTTTTGTGTAAGGGTCTTCCAAATATAAATGCTCCTAATACCTGTAATGTTCTTTCTCCCTGTATAAGTGTTCAAAATGTTCTTCCAAAATTAAACCGTATGTTTCCAGATAAACAAAtagataataaaattaaggtATGTGAACATTTAAACTACTGgatatatgataatataaaaaatattgccgACTGCAAAGaagttgaaaatttttataataaattaaacacaATGAAGTCATCTTTTCTAACAGATATTCATAActgtgaaataaaaaattttgcaattaGTAAAGACCAATTCattataaaggaaaaattattcctaCATGCTGAAATTTTACACTGGATTAAAGAGGAAACAAAGTTTATTTATCCTAACGAACACAATTTGTACAATGAATACATTGATGaatgtgttaatttttataaggcTCATATATGCAAGAATATTAGCACAATACAGGAAGAGCATACTAAAGAGTTGGcgatttttaaaagtaattTTGAAAGCGCAGTATCATTTTTAGGGGAAAAGGGAGTAAGCATAAATCAAGGCAAATTAGAGTGCCAAACGGTTTTGCAAAATCAGCAAGCTAGAGAAAGAAGtgcaaaagagggaaaacaaCAAGAAGGAGGACCAGAAGAACTAGCAGAAGATGGACAACGAGGAGCAGCAGGACCTAGTGAACGAGTAGAAGAACTACGTGGACCACCAGGACCAGAAATGCCACTACCCGTAGTAGGAAACAATCCAACTGACCAAGTTACTACAGATACGGCTGTTAGTGGAGATCTTCTTAAACCATCTATAACAGGAAAAGTAGGTACAATTGGCACTACACTTGCAGGATCTTCATTATTTCTAGTAATGATGTATAAG TATACTCCTTTTGGATCATGGATAAATACAAGAGTACTAAAGAAAGATAAATTaatggaaaatatgaacaaaaataattacgaATTACTACTAAACGATGTTGGAAATGATAAGACAAGTTTAAACGATCCGATGTATCACATAAGATATAATTCTTTAACAAATCAGTAA